The following proteins are encoded in a genomic region of Haloarcula marina:
- a CDS encoding DUF7556 family protein, producing MEPDTVAPTEVAENVEVMASIEEGQTDTFIIADVSQDDAYMTLPLVEAASLPEWR from the coding sequence ATGGAGCCGGATACGGTTGCACCAACGGAGGTTGCTGAGAACGTTGAAGTCATGGCCTCGATAGAGGAGGGGCAGACGGACACGTTCATCATCGCAGATGTTTCGCAGGACGACGCGTATATGACACTCCCGTTGGTAGAGGCCGCCTCGCTTCCCGAGTGGCGGTAA